A window from Pseudomonas frederiksbergensis encodes these proteins:
- the nrdD gene encoding anaerobic ribonucleoside-triphosphate reductase, which produces MTASQTLPQAQRQRCEVWTRVMGYHRPVSAFNPGKQSEHRERVHFTESAALAGRQ; this is translated from the coding sequence ATGACTGCATCGCAAACACTGCCCCAGGCTCAACGTCAACGCTGCGAAGTCTGGACCCGGGTAATGGGTTATCACCGCCCTGTGTCGGCGTTCAATCCGGGTAAACAATCGGAACACCGCGAGCGGGTGCACTTCACTGAAAGCGCGGCACTGGCCGGGCGCCAATGA
- a CDS encoding peptidylprolyl isomerase has translation MSGGCGCGGGNGGSGGCGSSKKAEAVLDIAPVVAAQFEALPVEPAGADDAPAQLIASSEQEWPIISVNEVSITPEAMAQELQYHPAESREEAVYLAARALVIRELLQQRITELGVSLEISAGENEEEAATRLLLEREVKVPQCDEESSLRYYENNRGRFHSAPLLAVRHILLECAPDDVEARELAQGQAEVLLQQLDEFPGSFAELAMKYSACPSKAQGGSLGQISKGQTVPELERQLFTLAPGLASKPLESRYGWHVISVDQRIEGMPLPYEVVSTAIRTQLQQGVWQKALVQYLQTLIGAADIRGIHLQGADSPLVQ, from the coding sequence ATGTCAGGTGGATGTGGATGTGGTGGCGGTAATGGGGGCAGCGGTGGCTGCGGTTCTTCAAAAAAGGCCGAGGCTGTTCTCGACATTGCGCCGGTCGTAGCGGCGCAGTTCGAAGCCCTGCCGGTTGAACCCGCAGGGGCCGATGACGCCCCGGCGCAGTTGATCGCCAGCAGTGAGCAGGAATGGCCGATCATCAGCGTCAACGAGGTGTCGATCACCCCGGAAGCGATGGCCCAGGAGCTGCAATATCACCCGGCCGAAAGCCGCGAGGAGGCAGTCTATCTGGCCGCCCGGGCGCTGGTGATCCGCGAATTGTTGCAGCAGCGCATCACCGAACTCGGTGTGTCGCTGGAGATCAGCGCCGGTGAGAACGAAGAAGAAGCGGCCACGCGCTTGTTGCTCGAACGTGAGGTGAAAGTGCCGCAGTGCGACGAGGAGTCGAGTCTGCGTTACTACGAAAACAATCGCGGACGCTTCCACAGCGCGCCGTTGTTGGCGGTGCGGCACATCCTGCTCGAGTGCGCGCCGGACGATGTCGAAGCTAGGGAACTTGCGCAGGGTCAGGCTGAAGTCCTGTTGCAGCAACTGGATGAATTCCCCGGCAGTTTCGCCGAGCTGGCGATGAAATATTCGGCCTGCCCGTCGAAGGCTCAGGGCGGTTCTCTGGGGCAGATCAGCAAGGGCCAGACGGTGCCTGAACTGGAGCGTCAGTTGTTCACCCTGGCACCGGGCCTGGCCAGCAAACCGCTGGAAAGTCGCTACGGCTGGCATGTGATCAGCGTCGATCAGCGAATCGAAGGCATGCCGTTGCCCTATGAAGTGGTGTCGACGGCGATTCGCACGCAGTTGCAGCAAGGCGTCTGGCAAAAAGCGCTGGTGCAGTACCTGCAAACCCTGATCGGTGCGGCGGATATTCGCGGTATCCACTTGCAGGGCGCCGACTCACCGCTGGTGCAGTGA
- the narJ gene encoding nitrate reductase molybdenum cofactor assembly chaperone, protein MQILKVISLLLDYPTETLIGGRDELEQAIIQSREISPTQRGALFELLELICANDLMDGQEHYGALFGRGRSLSLLLFEHVHGESRDRGQAMVDMMAQYEEAGFAIGVKELPDYIPLYLEFLSTREDIEAREGLADVSHLLALLAARLEERESAYASCFRALLQIAGAEPHQAVADLRAQVAAEPRDDSLEALDKIWEEEAVDFLQAEQQDRCSSLPSAPGKAREESAVPLHWVDFQHEGLAAAPAKEVGNV, encoded by the coding sequence ATGCAAATTCTCAAAGTGATTTCGCTGCTGCTCGATTACCCGACCGAGACGCTGATTGGCGGTCGCGACGAACTGGAGCAAGCGATTATCCAGTCCCGGGAAATCAGCCCGACACAGCGCGGTGCGTTGTTCGAATTGCTCGAGCTGATCTGCGCCAATGACCTGATGGATGGGCAGGAGCACTACGGTGCGCTGTTCGGCCGGGGTCGTTCGCTGTCGTTGCTGTTGTTTGAACATGTGCACGGCGAGTCCCGCGACCGTGGTCAGGCGATGGTCGACATGATGGCGCAATACGAAGAAGCCGGTTTTGCCATCGGCGTCAAAGAGCTGCCGGACTATATCCCGCTGTACCTGGAGTTCTTGTCCACCCGCGAAGACATCGAGGCCCGCGAGGGCCTGGCGGATGTTTCGCACTTGCTGGCCTTGCTCGCCGCACGTCTGGAAGAGCGTGAAAGCGCCTATGCCAGCTGCTTCCGGGCATTGCTGCAAATTGCCGGGGCCGAGCCGCATCAGGCGGTCGCCGACCTGCGGGCGCAGGTGGCGGCGGAACCGCGTGACGACTCCCTCGAAGCCCTCGACAAGATCTGGGAAGAGGAAGCCGTGGACTTTCTCCAGGCCGAACAGCAAGACCGTTGCAGTTCGCTGCCAAGCGCACCGGGCAAGGCCCGCGAGGAAAGCGCAGTGCCGTTGCACTGGGTGGATTTTCAGCATGAAGGGCTGGCCGCCGCGCCAGCCAAGGAGGTAGGCAATGTCTAA
- the narH gene encoding nitrate reductase subunit beta — translation MKIRSQIGMVLNLDKCIGCHTCSITCKNVWTSREGMEYAWFNNVESKPGIGYPKEWENQDKWKGGWIRNANGTINPRIGGKFRVLANIFANPDLPSLDDYYEPFDFDYQHLHTAPLGEHQPTARPRSLISGKRMEKIEWGPNWEEILGTEFAKRRKDKNFDKIQADIYGEYENTFMMYLPRLCEHCLNPTCAAACPSGAIYKREEDGIVLIDQEKCRGWRMCISGCPYKKIYFNWKSGKSEKCIFCYPRIEAGMPTVCAETCVGRIRYLGVLLYDADRISEVASTANEQDLYEKQLEIFLDPNDPAVIRQALADGVPQSVIDSAQRSPVYKMAVDWKLALPLHPEYRTLPMVWYVPPLSPIQNAATAGTVGMNGVIPDVDSLRIPLKYLANLLTAGDEKPVKRALKRLLAMRAYKRSEQVDGVQDLQVLKDVGLSVAQVEEMYRYLAIANYEDRFVVPSAHREDAMSDAFAERSGCGFSFGSGCSGSSDTNMFGAKKANRRDILKTVQLWEE, via the coding sequence ATGAAGATTCGCTCACAAATCGGCATGGTTCTGAACCTGGACAAATGCATCGGTTGCCACACCTGCTCGATCACCTGCAAAAACGTCTGGACCAGCCGTGAAGGCATGGAATACGCCTGGTTCAACAACGTCGAATCGAAACCCGGGATCGGCTACCCGAAAGAATGGGAAAACCAGGACAAGTGGAAGGGCGGCTGGATCCGCAACGCCAACGGCACGATCAACCCACGCATCGGCGGTAAATTCCGCGTGTTGGCGAACATCTTCGCCAACCCGGACCTGCCGAGCCTCGACGACTACTACGAACCGTTCGACTTCGATTACCAGCACCTGCACACCGCGCCGCTGGGCGAGCATCAACCCACCGCGCGTCCGCGTTCGCTGATCTCCGGCAAGCGCATGGAAAAAATCGAGTGGGGCCCGAACTGGGAAGAGATCCTCGGCACCGAATTCGCCAAGCGTCGCAAGGACAAGAACTTCGACAAGATCCAGGCGGACATTTACGGCGAGTACGAAAACACCTTCATGATGTATTTGCCGCGCCTGTGCGAGCACTGCCTCAACCCGACGTGCGCAGCGGCGTGCCCGAGCGGGGCGATCTACAAGCGTGAAGAAGACGGCATCGTCCTGATCGACCAGGAGAAATGCCGGGGCTGGCGGATGTGCATCAGCGGCTGCCCGTACAAGAAGATCTATTTCAACTGGAAGAGTGGCAAGTCCGAGAAGTGCATCTTCTGCTACCCGCGTATCGAAGCCGGGATGCCGACCGTTTGCGCGGAAACCTGCGTCGGGCGCATCCGCTACCTCGGTGTGCTGTTGTATGACGCCGACCGCATCAGCGAAGTGGCGAGCACCGCCAATGAGCAGGACCTGTACGAGAAACAACTGGAGATCTTCCTCGATCCGAACGACCCGGCAGTGATTCGTCAGGCCCTGGCCGATGGCGTACCGCAGTCGGTGATTGATTCAGCCCAGCGTTCGCCGGTCTACAAAATGGCCGTGGACTGGAAACTCGCACTGCCGCTGCACCCGGAATACCGCACCTTGCCGATGGTTTGGTACGTACCGCCGCTGTCGCCGATCCAGAACGCTGCCACTGCCGGCACCGTCGGCATGAACGGAGTGATCCCGGACGTCGACAGCCTGCGTATTCCACTGAAGTACCTGGCCAACCTGCTGACGGCGGGCGATGAAAAACCGGTCAAGCGTGCGCTTAAGCGCTTGCTGGCGATGCGCGCCTACAAACGCTCCGAGCAAGTCGACGGCGTTCAGGACCTGCAAGTACTCAAGGATGTTGGCTTGAGCGTGGCCCAGGTCGAGGAGATGTATCGCTACCTGGCGATCGCCAACTATGAAGACCGCTTTGTGGTGCCGAGCGCGCACCGTGAAGACGCCATGAGTGACGCCTTTGCCGAGCGCTCCGGTTGCGGCTTCAGTTTCGGCAGCGGCTGTAGCGGCAGTTCCGACACCAACATGTTTGGTGCCAAGAAAGCCAACCGCCGCGACATCCTGAAAACCGTGCAGTTGTGGGAGGAATGA
- a CDS encoding 4Fe-4S binding protein, with protein sequence MPELSRHNRWLQRLGDGMRRHAPVIRAVQWAVVLFYALLLVVPAVLPLPGSQARMLDNLTLFAQFLFWGIWWPFVLLTIVLFGRLWCGVLCPEGSLSEWASHYGKGLGVPRWLRWGGWPTLAFCLTTLYGQLISVYDYAQAALLILGGSTVAAVVVGLLFARGKRIWCRYLCPVSGVFALLARLAPVHFQVDEQRWMENSAPRLPPPNCAPLLDIRRMQGASDCHACGRCSGQRGAVQLIARSSNQEILHATAQALSPWDARLLLFGVIGLAMGAFQWTVSPWFVALKQTLAQWLVEHDQLWALQDNAPWWLLTHYPQFNDSFSWLDGFSIVVYLGLSSMVLGTALMILLRLTARLAQDPALYWPLAMTLTPLGGAGLFLGLSATTVKLLRYEGLLLEWVQPARACLLVAAIGWSLLLGWKRLDRESLSLARRGLGSTCLLLAIGLVGFGWWLQFWGWN encoded by the coding sequence ATGCCTGAACTGAGTCGCCACAATCGATGGCTGCAGCGCCTGGGCGACGGCATGCGTCGTCATGCTCCCGTCATTCGCGCTGTGCAGTGGGCCGTTGTACTGTTCTATGCGTTGTTGTTGGTGGTACCGGCGGTGTTGCCGCTGCCGGGCAGCCAGGCACGGATGCTCGATAACCTGACTCTGTTCGCGCAGTTTTTGTTTTGGGGGATCTGGTGGCCGTTCGTGCTGCTGACGATCGTGCTGTTCGGCCGCCTCTGGTGTGGGGTTCTCTGTCCGGAAGGTTCACTCAGCGAATGGGCCAGCCATTACGGCAAAGGTTTGGGTGTGCCGCGCTGGTTGCGCTGGGGCGGCTGGCCAACCCTCGCGTTCTGCCTGACGACCCTCTACGGCCAGTTGATCAGCGTCTATGACTACGCCCAGGCGGCGCTGTTGATTCTGGGCGGCTCGACCGTCGCCGCGGTCGTTGTCGGGTTGCTGTTCGCCCGGGGCAAGCGGATCTGGTGCCGTTACCTGTGCCCGGTCAGCGGCGTCTTCGCCCTGCTCGCTCGCCTGGCTCCCGTACATTTTCAGGTCGACGAACAACGCTGGATGGAAAACTCCGCACCGCGCCTGCCGCCGCCCAACTGCGCGCCTTTGCTCGATATCCGTCGCATGCAAGGTGCTAGTGATTGTCATGCCTGCGGACGCTGCAGCGGACAACGCGGCGCTGTTCAGCTGATCGCTCGCTCCAGCAATCAGGAAATTCTTCACGCGACGGCGCAGGCACTTTCACCGTGGGACGCGCGCTTATTGCTGTTCGGCGTGATCGGCCTGGCCATGGGCGCGTTTCAATGGACGGTCAGCCCATGGTTCGTCGCCCTCAAACAAACACTCGCCCAATGGCTGGTCGAGCACGACCAACTCTGGGCCCTGCAGGACAACGCGCCCTGGTGGCTGCTCACCCATTACCCACAGTTCAACGACAGTTTCAGTTGGCTAGACGGTTTCAGCATCGTCGTTTATCTGGGTTTGAGTTCGATGGTGTTGGGCACGGCGCTGATGATCCTTCTGCGCCTGACCGCGCGACTGGCGCAAGATCCTGCCCTGTATTGGCCCCTGGCAATGACACTCACGCCCTTGGGTGGTGCAGGGTTGTTTCTCGGGCTGTCGGCCACAACGGTGAAATTGCTGCGCTATGAAGGGCTGTTGCTGGAATGGGTACAACCCGCCAGGGCCTGTCTGTTAGTGGCCGCGATTGGCTGGAGCCTGTTGCTGGGATGGAAACGGCTGGACCGCGAAAGCCTTTCCCTGGCGCGGCGCGGGTTGGGCAGCACTTGCCTGTTACTCGCCATCGGCTTGGTAGGCTTCGGCTGGTGGTTGCAGTTCTGGGGCTGGAACTGA
- a CDS encoding anaerobic ribonucleoside-triphosphate reductase activating protein, which translates to MSRTLRVGGMVPLTTIDYPGQLACVLFCQGCAWRCRYCHNPQLIPPRGTDEVDWRRVLAFLQRRQDLLDAVVFSGGEPTLQDGLLGAMDEVRAMGFRIGLHSAGIKPAAFAKALTGADWVGFDVKALPEDCQAITRVEGSGTANWHSLEHLLASGVDYECRTTVHWHLFEPERLLILARRLSELGVKRFAVQLVRTERMFDPLLPSVSAQALLPELWDAMRELFPAFVLRG; encoded by the coding sequence ATGAGTCGAACGCTTCGGGTCGGGGGCATGGTGCCCCTGACCACTATCGACTATCCGGGACAGCTCGCCTGCGTGCTGTTTTGCCAGGGTTGCGCCTGGCGTTGTCGTTACTGCCATAACCCGCAGTTGATCCCGCCTCGTGGCACAGACGAAGTGGATTGGCGGCGGGTGTTGGCGTTTCTGCAACGGCGTCAGGACCTGCTCGATGCGGTGGTGTTCAGCGGCGGTGAGCCGACCTTGCAGGACGGTTTGCTCGGCGCCATGGATGAAGTGCGGGCGATGGGATTTCGCATCGGTTTGCACAGCGCCGGGATCAAGCCTGCTGCATTTGCCAAGGCGCTGACCGGGGCCGATTGGGTCGGTTTCGATGTCAAGGCGTTGCCCGAGGATTGCCAGGCGATCACCCGGGTCGAAGGCAGCGGAACGGCCAACTGGCACAGCCTTGAGCATCTGCTGGCCAGCGGCGTCGACTACGAATGTCGCACCACCGTGCATTGGCATCTGTTCGAACCGGAGCGTCTGCTGATCCTCGCCAGGCGCTTGAGCGAACTCGGCGTCAAACGCTTCGCCGTGCAACTGGTTCGCACCGAGCGGATGTTCGATCCGTTGCTGCCAAGTGTTTCGGCACAAGCCTTGCTTCCTGAGTTATGGGATGCCATGCGCGAGTTGTTTCCAGCCTTTGTATTACGGGGGTAA
- the narI gene encoding respiratory nitrate reductase subunit gamma, with protein MSKWNLLLFGVYPYVALAICLIGSWARFDLSQYSWKAGSSQMLNQRGMRVASNLFHVGVLFVLAGHFVGLLTPASIYHHVISTENKQLLAMVSGGFFGLLCLIGLLMLVNRRLNDPRVRATSSPSDILILLVLLAQLLLGLLTIVASTGHMDGSVMVMLADWAQNTVLLRPVEAAAAIAPVGLIYKLHVFLGLTLFVLFPFTRLVHMISAPIWYLGRRYQIVRQKY; from the coding sequence ATGTCTAAATGGAACCTGTTGTTGTTCGGGGTCTATCCCTACGTCGCTTTGGCCATTTGCCTGATCGGCAGTTGGGCGCGCTTCGACCTGTCGCAATACAGCTGGAAAGCAGGTTCGAGCCAGATGCTCAATCAGCGCGGGATGCGCGTGGCGAGCAACCTCTTTCACGTCGGCGTGTTGTTCGTGCTGGCCGGACACTTCGTCGGCCTGTTGACCCCGGCGTCGATTTATCACCACGTGATCAGCACTGAGAACAAGCAGTTGCTGGCAATGGTCTCGGGCGGGTTCTTCGGCCTGCTGTGCCTGATCGGCCTGCTGATGCTGGTTAACCGGCGGCTCAACGACCCTCGGGTCCGCGCTACTTCCAGCCCTTCGGACATCCTGATTCTGCTGGTGCTGCTGGCGCAATTGCTGCTCGGTCTGCTGACCATCGTCGCGTCCACCGGCCACATGGACGGCTCGGTGATGGTGATGCTCGCCGATTGGGCGCAGAACACCGTGCTGTTGCGGCCGGTGGAAGCAGCGGCGGCCATCGCGCCGGTCGGGTTGATCTACAAATTGCATGTGTTTCTCGGCTTGACCCTGTTTGTGCTGTTCCCCTTCACCCGTCTCGTACACATGATCAGCGCACCGATCTGGTACCTGGGGCGTCGTTATCAAATCGTTCGTCAGAAGTACTGA
- the moaA gene encoding GTP 3',8-cyclase MoaA, which translates to MNAVMQDGFGRQIDYLRMSVTDRCDFRCVYCMAKNMTFLPRQQVLTLEELQRLATLFVGLGVRKIRLTGGEPLIRPGIVELCRNIAALPGLRELVMTSNGSQLSRLARPLVDAGVKRMNISLDSLDGQKFRAITRIGDLDQVLNGIEAARDAGFERIKLNCVVMKGRNLDEVPALVQYAIDQRIDISFIEEMPLGDVGRSRGESFCSSDEVRTLIASQHRLLDSTENSGGPARYVRLERHPDTRIGFISPNSHNFCGSCNRVRMTVEGKLLLCLGQDDALDLRGLLRRYPLDDQPVINAVQKALRGKPLRHDFSPEGEVQIVRFMNMSGG; encoded by the coding sequence ATGAACGCTGTAATGCAGGATGGCTTTGGGCGGCAGATCGATTATCTGCGGATGTCGGTGACGGACCGCTGTGATTTTCGCTGTGTGTATTGCATGGCGAAAAACATGACGTTCCTGCCGCGTCAGCAGGTGCTCACCCTGGAAGAGTTGCAGCGTTTGGCGACGCTGTTCGTCGGGTTGGGCGTACGCAAAATCCGTCTGACCGGTGGTGAGCCGCTGATTCGTCCGGGCATTGTCGAACTGTGTCGCAACATCGCCGCGCTGCCCGGTTTGCGCGAACTGGTGATGACCAGCAACGGCTCGCAACTGAGCCGCCTGGCCCGGCCGTTGGTCGACGCCGGGGTCAAGCGGATGAACATCAGCCTCGATAGCCTGGACGGACAGAAATTTCGCGCGATCACCCGCATCGGCGATCTCGACCAGGTGCTCAACGGCATCGAAGCGGCTCGGGACGCGGGGTTTGAGCGGATCAAACTCAACTGCGTGGTGATGAAGGGGCGTAACCTCGATGAGGTCCCGGCGTTGGTGCAGTACGCCATCGACCAGCGCATCGACATCAGTTTCATCGAAGAAATGCCCTTGGGCGACGTCGGTCGTTCCCGGGGCGAGTCGTTTTGTTCCAGCGACGAAGTGCGCACGCTGATCGCCAGCCAGCATCGCTTGCTCGACAGCACCGAAAACAGCGGCGGACCGGCGCGCTACGTGCGCCTGGAACGCCATCCCGATACCCGGATCGGGTTCATTTCGCCCAACAGCCACAACTTTTGTGGCAGCTGTAATCGGGTGCGGATGACCGTTGAAGGGAAGCTGTTGCTGTGTCTGGGGCAGGACGATGCGCTGGACTTGCGTGGATTGCTGAGGCGATATCCGTTGGATGACCAGCCGGTGATCAACGCGGTGCAGAAGGCCTTGCGCGGCAAGCCATTGCGCCACGATTTCAGCCCCGAAGGGGAGGTGCAGATTGTGCGGTTCATGAACATGAGTGGGGGTTGA
- a CDS encoding methyl-accepting chemotaxis protein, producing the protein MLGLFLFCVALVIAAAVIVTRSVTRPLGGEPDDAARFLSQIAQGDLTIQVPVNSSVGGSVMMNMHQMQQSLNAMVKHIATSVDQVASSSEELSAVSSQTSSNLQLQGLEIEQAATAVNQMTAAVDEVARNAVSTSEASRQSEQTAQRGREQVQETVVSIGALADGVTDTSQRIEQLAGRVQDISKVLDVIRSIAEQTNLLALNAAIEAARAGDAGRGFAVVADEVRALAHRTQESTQEIEQMIGNIRLDTGHAVTAMQSSSNLVRATLEVAQRSGDALDEITRSISQINERNMMIASATEEQALVAREVDRNLMGIRNLSEQVLLGAQHTHTAGHDLAQMAGALHQTVARFKV; encoded by the coding sequence ATGCTCGGGTTGTTTTTGTTCTGTGTGGCGCTGGTCATCGCCGCCGCGGTAATCGTCACACGCAGTGTGACCCGGCCATTGGGCGGCGAGCCGGATGATGCCGCACGGTTTTTGAGTCAGATCGCTCAGGGCGACCTGACGATTCAGGTGCCCGTGAACTCAAGTGTCGGCGGCAGCGTGATGATGAACATGCACCAGATGCAGCAAAGTCTGAATGCCATGGTCAAGCACATCGCGACGTCGGTGGACCAGGTGGCCAGTTCCTCCGAAGAGCTGAGTGCGGTCAGCAGCCAGACCAGCAGCAACCTGCAATTGCAGGGGCTGGAGATCGAACAGGCAGCCACCGCGGTGAACCAGATGACCGCGGCGGTCGACGAAGTGGCGCGCAATGCGGTCAGCACTTCCGAGGCCTCGCGGCAGTCCGAGCAAACCGCACAGCGCGGGCGTGAACAGGTTCAGGAAACCGTGGTTTCAATCGGCGCATTGGCCGATGGCGTCACCGACACCTCACAGCGCATCGAGCAACTGGCGGGCCGGGTGCAGGACATCAGCAAGGTGCTGGACGTGATTCGCAGCATCGCCGAGCAGACCAATTTGCTGGCCCTCAACGCGGCCATTGAAGCGGCCCGTGCCGGGGATGCCGGACGCGGTTTTGCCGTGGTCGCCGATGAAGTGCGCGCCCTGGCCCATCGCACGCAAGAGTCCACCCAGGAAATCGAGCAGATGATTGGCAACATTCGTCTCGATACCGGCCATGCCGTGACGGCCATGCAAAGCAGCAGCAACCTGGTTCGGGCCACCCTTGAAGTGGCGCAGCGCTCGGGGGATGCATTGGACGAAATCACTCGGTCGATCTCACAGATCAACGAGCGCAACATGATGATTGCCAGTGCCACGGAAGAGCAGGCGTTGGTGGCGCGGGAGGTGGATCGTAATCTGATGGGCATCCGCAACTTGTCCGAGCAGGTCTTGCTGGGTGCCCAACATACTCACACGGCGGGTCACGATTTGGCGCAGATGGCCGGGGCGCTGCACCAGACGGTGGCGCGGTTCAAGGTCTAG
- a CDS encoding ribonucleoside triphosphate reductase, producing MQSTLIAVGCNRLHKRDGSQVAFDADKIRQALIAAGKATGEYGEVEVEGLLDAVLARLEGLPRLHVEQIQDRVERVLMDAGFFLAMRAYIVYREQHGRLRRDRRTMVEVATSMNEYLDREDWRVQANANQGYSLGGLVLNVSGKVTANYWLDEVYSEAIGQAHREADLHVHDLDMLAGYCAGWSLRTLLHEGLNGVPGRVEAGPPKHLSSALGQMVNFLGTLQNEWAGAQAFSSFDTYLAPYVRKDQLSYQEVRQAIQEFIYNLNVPSRWGTQTPFTNLTFDWVCPQDLREQIPVIGGEEMPFAYGDLQVEMELLNRAYIEVMQAGDAKGRVFTFPIPTYNITHDFPWDSENADRLFEMTARYGLPYFQNFLNSDLQPNQVRSMCCRLQLDVRELLKRGGGLFGSAEQTGSLGVVTINCARLGYVFKGDTSGLLQRLDTLMELAMESLEVKRKVIQHHMDAGLYPYTKRYLGTLRNHFSTIGLNGMHEMLRNFTGDEEGMHTEKGRQFALKMLDHVRATLLRFQEETGHMYNLEATPAEGTTYRFAKEDLKRYPDILQAGSVQAPYYTNSSQLPVDYTEDPFEALELQDELQCKYTGGTVLHLYMAERISSTQACKQLVRKALGRFRLPYLTVTPTFSICPVHGYLDGEHEFCPKCDEALLLKEQKLGSVH from the coding sequence ATGCAGAGCACGCTGATCGCAGTAGGATGTAACCGCTTGCACAAGCGCGATGGCAGTCAGGTCGCCTTCGATGCCGACAAGATCCGTCAGGCATTGATCGCCGCCGGCAAGGCGACAGGGGAGTACGGCGAGGTTGAGGTTGAAGGCTTGCTAGACGCGGTATTGGCCAGGCTCGAAGGGTTGCCGAGGCTGCATGTCGAGCAAATCCAGGATCGTGTTGAACGGGTGTTGATGGACGCCGGTTTTTTCCTCGCGATGCGCGCCTACATCGTCTACCGCGAACAGCACGGGCGCTTGCGGCGTGACCGCCGGACCATGGTCGAAGTCGCGACCTCGATGAACGAATACCTCGACCGCGAAGACTGGCGGGTCCAGGCCAACGCCAATCAAGGCTACTCACTGGGCGGGCTGGTGTTGAACGTATCAGGCAAAGTCACCGCCAACTACTGGCTGGACGAGGTGTACAGCGAGGCTATTGGCCAGGCTCACCGTGAGGCGGATTTGCATGTGCACGACCTCGACATGCTCGCCGGTTACTGCGCCGGCTGGTCGCTGCGCACCCTGCTGCACGAAGGGCTCAACGGTGTGCCGGGGCGTGTCGAAGCCGGTCCGCCTAAGCACTTGAGCAGTGCCCTGGGGCAGATGGTGAATTTCCTCGGCACGTTGCAAAACGAATGGGCCGGGGCCCAGGCGTTCAGCTCGTTCGACACCTACCTGGCGCCCTATGTGCGCAAGGATCAACTGAGTTATCAGGAGGTGCGCCAGGCGATCCAGGAGTTCATCTACAACCTTAATGTTCCCTCGCGCTGGGGCACCCAGACGCCGTTCACCAACCTGACTTTCGACTGGGTGTGCCCGCAGGATTTGCGTGAGCAGATACCCGTCATCGGCGGTGAGGAAATGCCGTTCGCCTATGGCGACCTGCAAGTCGAAATGGAGCTGCTCAACCGCGCCTACATCGAGGTGATGCAGGCCGGCGATGCGAAAGGGCGGGTGTTCACCTTTCCGATCCCGACCTACAACATCACCCACGACTTTCCGTGGGACAGTGAAAACGCCGATCGCCTGTTCGAGATGACTGCGCGTTACGGCCTGCCGTATTTCCAGAACTTCCTCAATTCGGACCTGCAACCCAATCAGGTGCGCTCGATGTGCTGCCGTTTGCAGCTGGATGTCCGCGAGTTGCTCAAGCGTGGCGGCGGCTTGTTCGGTTCAGCGGAGCAAACCGGATCGCTCGGCGTCGTCACCATCAACTGCGCGCGGTTGGGCTATGTGTTCAAGGGTGATACCAGCGGATTGCTGCAGCGCCTGGACACGCTGATGGAACTGGCGATGGAAAGCCTGGAGGTCAAGCGCAAGGTGATTCAGCACCACATGGATGCCGGTTTGTACCCGTACACCAAGCGCTACCTCGGAACCCTGCGCAACCATTTCTCCACCATCGGCCTCAATGGCATGCATGAAATGCTGCGCAATTTCACCGGTGACGAGGAGGGCATGCACACCGAGAAGGGCCGGCAGTTTGCCCTGAAGATGCTCGATCACGTGCGCGCCACGTTGCTGCGATTCCAGGAAGAAACCGGCCACATGTACAACCTGGAAGCGACGCCGGCCGAGGGCACGACCTACCGCTTCGCCAAGGAAGATCTCAAGCGCTACCCCGACATTCTCCAGGCGGGCAGCGTGCAAGCGCCGTATTACACCAACTCCTCGCAACTGCCCGTGGACTACACCGAAGACCCTTTCGAGGCCCTGGAACTTCAAGACGAACTGCAATGCAAATACACCGGCGGCACGGTCTTGCACCTGTACATGGCCGAGCGGATTTCCTCGACCCAGGCCTGCAAGCAACTGGTGCGCAAAGCCCTTGGCCGCTTCCGCCTGCCGTACCTGACCGTGACCCCGACGTTCTCCATCTGCCCGGTGCACGGCTACCTCGATGGCGAGCATGAGTTCTGCCCCAAGTGCGACGAGGCACTGCTGCTGAAAGAGCAAAAGCTCGGCAGCGTTCATTGA